The following are encoded together in the Iodobacter fluviatilis genome:
- a CDS encoding AAA family ATPase, which yields MTILQEIHTWSKDLTAWQQDAIARLYSDRSLSAADLDDLYALAKTEVGIPDMEGRVCKKLQDAEVALPVNPTRVVLLTAIKALTNVNALANDVRLPIAKTGVTAIYGENGVGKSGYSRVFKKACRARDRREPILPNANLELRQCGSAFATFETEIDGTPIDLQWKADVDPPEPLSDIAIFDTHCARAYIDNQGDFAYAPYGLDILEGLVGACNALKVRALAEKAANAPSDAAYVVLAGEQTKVAKTLVGIPSKTKVEDIEALASLSEAELERLTFLNKTLAETDPKQKALALRQKASRLTSLAGRVATAIDVVSEATVASLRVLIDKSNAAKTAAELAATEFKATPGQLVGTGGEEWKTLFEAARTFAEISYVDNEFPYLPADAACPLCQNTLGQEGSVRLLRFDTFIKAAAEKAAKDAREAAAIPFRVIQQANVDLMFRDDLVEEVTELRPEVAVVCAALQSSLKKRQEAVLQAAAGKLAWDGLTKLSLDPQPSLAEIINNLQEQSNALDAITDENFKGVLVSEQAELDARRRLAEVKGAVLEAMTKYEFCRKLQVCIEGMDTRSISRKSTELSRTMASQELADALNSELRQLKVHHLNVTMKPGSPGGKTQFKLTMQLPGGGTPTTILSEGEQRAIAIASFMAEIQLSKGRGGIVLDDPVSSLDHRRRWEVAERLAKESLIRQVIIFTHDIYFLLILEQKAKEVGAQLTKNYIRRTANGTGVHSEDLPFDVLGTKDRLSRLRKLLVDVRKAAKEGDEDLQRQETAKCYGQLRLAWERCIEEVLLNGAVQRFGEGVLTQRLKGVTITDTDYLEIDAGMTKASKFEHDAASTVGRLPIPAPDDLSKDIERLATWREILNKRVDAIAKGSASRSALFTTELTL from the coding sequence GTGACGATTCTGCAAGAAATCCATACGTGGTCTAAGGACCTCACTGCATGGCAACAAGACGCAATCGCAAGGCTATACTCCGACCGGTCGCTTAGTGCTGCTGATTTGGACGACCTCTACGCATTGGCCAAGACTGAGGTTGGTATCCCTGACATGGAAGGTCGTGTGTGCAAAAAACTTCAGGATGCCGAAGTAGCTCTGCCGGTAAATCCAACACGAGTTGTGTTGCTTACGGCCATCAAGGCACTTACTAACGTCAATGCCTTGGCAAACGATGTGCGCCTACCCATTGCGAAAACTGGCGTTACTGCCATCTATGGTGAGAACGGCGTCGGGAAATCAGGCTATTCGAGAGTGTTCAAGAAGGCTTGCCGAGCACGTGATAGGCGCGAACCCATTCTTCCCAATGCGAATCTAGAGCTTAGACAGTGCGGATCAGCATTTGCGACGTTTGAAACGGAGATCGACGGCACCCCGATTGATCTGCAATGGAAAGCTGACGTCGATCCGCCCGAACCTCTTTCGGACATTGCGATCTTTGATACGCACTGTGCTCGTGCCTATATCGATAATCAAGGCGACTTCGCTTACGCCCCATACGGGCTGGATATCTTAGAAGGGCTGGTTGGGGCATGCAATGCACTAAAGGTTCGGGCCCTCGCAGAAAAAGCAGCGAATGCTCCAAGCGACGCCGCTTATGTGGTTCTTGCAGGAGAACAAACGAAGGTTGCCAAGACTTTGGTCGGAATCCCAAGCAAGACCAAGGTCGAAGATATTGAGGCTTTGGCCTCTCTCAGTGAGGCGGAGTTGGAACGGCTCACGTTTCTGAACAAAACCTTGGCCGAAACTGATCCCAAGCAGAAGGCTTTAGCGCTGCGGCAAAAGGCCAGCCGACTTACCTCACTAGCGGGTCGAGTAGCAACAGCGATCGACGTCGTGAGCGAAGCGACGGTCGCTTCGCTCAGAGTCCTAATCGATAAATCAAATGCGGCCAAAACAGCAGCTGAGCTTGCTGCAACCGAATTCAAGGCGACCCCCGGCCAACTGGTCGGAACCGGCGGCGAGGAGTGGAAGACACTCTTCGAGGCTGCTAGGACTTTTGCCGAAATCAGCTACGTGGATAACGAATTTCCATATTTGCCAGCAGATGCGGCATGTCCACTTTGCCAGAATACCCTTGGTCAAGAAGGCTCAGTGCGGTTATTGCGATTTGATACTTTCATCAAAGCAGCTGCTGAAAAGGCCGCGAAGGATGCACGCGAGGCCGCGGCCATTCCATTTAGGGTTATTCAACAGGCAAACGTAGATCTGATGTTCCGCGACGATTTGGTCGAAGAGGTTACGGAGCTCCGTCCAGAGGTCGCGGTTGTTTGTGCAGCACTTCAGTCCTCCCTCAAAAAGCGCCAAGAGGCCGTACTTCAGGCCGCTGCAGGCAAACTGGCCTGGGATGGGCTTACAAAACTATCCCTCGACCCACAGCCAAGCTTAGCCGAGATAATTAATAACCTGCAAGAACAGTCAAATGCACTCGATGCCATTACTGACGAGAACTTCAAGGGGGTCCTAGTCTCAGAGCAGGCGGAACTCGATGCTCGTCGTAGGCTGGCAGAGGTAAAGGGGGCTGTACTTGAGGCCATGACTAAGTATGAGTTCTGCCGAAAATTGCAAGTTTGTATTGAGGGCATGGATACACGGAGCATATCGCGGAAGTCGACTGAGCTTTCTCGCACTATGGCCAGTCAAGAGTTAGCTGATGCCCTAAACTCTGAACTCAGGCAACTCAAGGTTCATCACCTCAACGTTACCATGAAGCCCGGGTCGCCGGGAGGTAAAACCCAGTTTAAGCTAACAATGCAGTTGCCAGGTGGTGGAACACCGACGACCATCCTCAGTGAAGGTGAGCAGCGGGCCATTGCTATCGCATCCTTTATGGCGGAGATCCAACTTAGCAAGGGGCGCGGTGGCATCGTTCTTGATGACCCTGTCTCGTCGTTAGATCATCGCCGCCGCTGGGAGGTTGCTGAGCGTTTGGCGAAGGAGTCGCTGATCCGACAGGTGATTATCTTCACTCATGACATTTACTTTCTCCTGATTTTGGAGCAAAAGGCGAAAGAGGTCGGAGCCCAGCTAACTAAGAACTACATCCGCAGAACCGCAAATGGCACTGGCGTCCATTCCGAGGACTTACCCTTTGACGTTCTTGGCACAAAAGATCGCTTGAGTCGCCTGCGGAAGTTATTGGTCGATGTACGTAAGGCAGCGAAGGAGGGCGATGAAGACCTTCAGCGCCAAGAGACAGCAAAATGCTATGGTCAGCTACGACTCGCATGGGAGCGTTGCATAGAGGAGGTCCTGCTTAACGGAGCAGTGCAGCGCTTCGGTGAGGGTGTTTTGACCCAACGTCTCAAAGGGGTGACTATCACGGACACCGACTATTTAGAAATTGATGCTGGCATGACCAAAGCTTCGAAGTTCGAGCATGATGCCGCCTCAACTGTCGGAAGGCTTCCCATACCGGCCCCAGACGACCTCAGCAAGGACATTGAGCGCTTGGCCACGTGGCGCGAGATACTCAATAAGCGTGTGGATGCCATTGCTAAAGGCTCGGCTAGTAGATCAGCCCTCTTTACTACAGAGTTGACACTTTGA
- a CDS encoding OsmC family protein, which produces MTVNARTGQTPYTISVADESSHHWLADEPVQMGGANAGPSPVHLLLSSLGSCTAITLQMYAERKQWPLTDVHVELQFNPDGKPAPQHSVISRKITLTGDLSAEQREQLLKIANACPVHKLLTGTIEISSSLSE; this is translated from the coding sequence ATGACTGTTAACGCCAGGACGGGCCAAACGCCTTATACCATTTCAGTTGCAGATGAGTCCAGCCATCACTGGCTGGCAGACGAGCCTGTTCAAATGGGCGGGGCCAATGCCGGGCCTTCGCCGGTTCATTTGCTCTTATCCAGCCTGGGATCTTGTACTGCAATTACTTTGCAAATGTATGCAGAACGTAAGCAGTGGCCGCTTACTGATGTGCATGTTGAGCTGCAGTTTAATCCTGATGGCAAGCCTGCACCGCAGCACAGTGTGATCAGCCGCAAGATCACCCTGACGGGGGATTTAAGTGCAGAGCAGCGCGAGCAATTGCTAAAAATCGCCAATGCCTGTCCGGTACATAAATTGCTGACGGGCACGATTGAAATTAGCAGCAGCTTGAGCGAGTAA
- a CDS encoding class I SAM-dependent methyltransferase, translated as MTNPQLPTPSDEALQASLALILHIRQAIHASGGWISFADYMRMALYTPGLGYYSGGAAKFGGAGDFITAPEISPLFGTCVANTIQHVLQECGGDVLEIGAGTGQLAAQILLELERLDALPSEYFILELSGELRERQRKTLQTLVPHLAHKAKWLDELPKQFVGVIVGNEVLDAMPCELVRFDGYNWLQCGVVENGSDLAFEHRAIENLKLEVACEGFPHIPQYTTEIQLEAQGFIAALAASLQFGMILLIDYGFPAAEFYHPERSMGTLMGHYRHHSIHNPFFLPGLTDITCHVDFSAIYHAANQAGLSLEGYTSQASYLIDAGILDRAAQMEIGSVEYLRMSTALQKLTSNAEMGELFKVIAFSKELQGKTAPGLGGRDRSGEL; from the coding sequence ATGACTAATCCGCAACTCCCCACGCCATCTGATGAGGCGCTGCAAGCCAGCCTGGCTTTAATCTTACATATCCGCCAAGCGATTCATGCCAGCGGTGGCTGGATTTCTTTTGCTGACTATATGCGAATGGCACTCTACACGCCGGGCCTTGGCTATTACAGCGGGGGTGCGGCCAAATTTGGCGGCGCGGGTGATTTTATTACCGCCCCAGAGATCTCACCGCTATTTGGTACCTGCGTTGCCAACACTATCCAACACGTCTTACAGGAATGTGGTGGTGATGTGTTAGAAATTGGTGCAGGTACGGGGCAACTCGCCGCGCAAATTTTACTAGAACTAGAGCGCTTAGATGCCCTGCCCAGCGAATACTTTATTCTGGAGCTATCTGGCGAATTACGCGAGCGCCAGCGTAAAACACTACAAACCCTTGTGCCACATCTGGCCCACAAGGCCAAATGGCTGGATGAGCTACCCAAGCAATTTGTGGGCGTAATAGTTGGAAATGAAGTACTCGACGCCATGCCCTGCGAGCTAGTGCGCTTTGACGGCTATAACTGGCTGCAATGCGGTGTAGTAGAAAACGGCAGCGATCTGGCTTTTGAACACCGTGCCATCGAAAATTTAAAGCTAGAAGTCGCTTGCGAAGGCTTTCCGCATATCCCGCAATACACCACCGAAATCCAGCTAGAAGCACAGGGCTTTATTGCAGCACTGGCTGCCAGCCTGCAGTTTGGCATGATTTTACTGATCGATTACGGCTTCCCCGCTGCCGAGTTTTATCACCCAGAGCGCAGCATGGGTACGCTGATGGGCCATTACCGCCACCACAGCATTCACAATCCTTTCTTTTTGCCTGGCCTGACCGATATAACCTGCCACGTGGATTTCTCCGCGATTTACCACGCGGCCAATCAGGCAGGGCTGAGCCTTGAAGGCTACACCTCGCAAGCTAGCTACCTGATCGACGCAGGCATTTTAGACCGAGCGGCACAAATGGAAATCGGCAGCGTGGAATACCTAAGAATGTCGACCGCATTACAAAAGCTCACCAGCAACGCTGAAATGGGCGAGCTATTTAAAGTCATTGCCTTTTCTAAAGAGCTACAAGGAAAAACTGCCCCAGGACTGGGCGGGCGGGATCGCTCAGGTGAGCTTTAA
- a CDS encoding ATP-binding protein, translating into MARKEAEALLEAKSLDLYTANQALQRLAEQLEARVAQRTEQLEAALDASQAATRAKSSFLAIMSHEIRTPLNGILGIAQLLEDSPLNEDQASLLATLSRCGDSLLTLINEILDYSKLEASQMTLESTPVNLPELLHDIVKLYHPIASQKQLSLTLEINSNVEHWIKSDPLRLRQILQNLLGNAIKFTQHGYVSILAEQSQQTLMLKISDSGIGIRQEQLTTLFKPFSQADSTITRQYGGTGLGLAIVSRIIELMGGDIQLTSEYGSGSVFLIHLPLQSSESTTPSRPSKAATPQLPVDLHVLIAEDNAVNQFVAQRCIEQAGARATVVDNGEAALQILKIIRFPVVLMDLSMPILDGLSACRAIRAQPECYGQPWIIALTANSLIDDRAACLEAGMDDFIAKPFNFEQIQAAISRAITSQQSTKK; encoded by the coding sequence TTGGCCCGCAAAGAGGCCGAAGCGCTATTAGAAGCCAAAAGCCTAGATCTCTACACCGCCAACCAAGCCTTGCAACGGCTAGCCGAACAGCTAGAAGCAAGGGTTGCACAAAGAACAGAGCAACTCGAAGCCGCCCTTGATGCCAGCCAAGCTGCCACGCGGGCCAAAAGCAGTTTTTTGGCCATTATGAGCCACGAAATTCGCACGCCGCTGAATGGCATTTTGGGCATTGCTCAATTATTGGAAGATAGTCCGCTTAACGAAGACCAAGCCAGCTTGCTGGCCACACTCAGCCGCTGCGGAGATTCCCTTTTAACGCTCATCAATGAGATTTTGGATTACTCCAAGCTAGAAGCCAGCCAAATGACGCTGGAATCCACGCCGGTAAACCTGCCAGAATTACTGCACGATATCGTCAAGCTCTACCACCCTATCGCCAGCCAAAAACAATTATCGCTTACATTAGAAATCAACAGCAATGTAGAGCATTGGATCAAAAGTGACCCGTTACGCCTTAGGCAGATATTACAAAATCTCTTAGGTAACGCGATTAAATTTACCCAGCACGGCTATGTCTCCATCCTTGCAGAGCAATCACAACAAACGCTCATGCTTAAAATAAGCGATAGTGGCATAGGCATCAGGCAAGAACAGCTCACCACATTATTTAAACCCTTCTCACAAGCCGATAGCACGATCACCCGCCAATATGGAGGTACCGGCCTAGGGCTGGCGATTGTTTCGCGCATCATCGAACTCATGGGCGGCGATATCCAGCTAACAAGCGAGTACGGATCGGGCAGCGTTTTTTTAATCCATTTACCGCTGCAAAGCAGCGAGAGCACCACGCCTAGCCGCCCTAGCAAAGCCGCCACCCCCCAACTGCCGGTAGATTTGCATGTACTCATTGCAGAAGACAACGCCGTCAATCAATTTGTAGCCCAACGCTGTATTGAGCAAGCCGGCGCACGCGCCACCGTGGTGGACAACGGCGAAGCGGCGCTGCAAATACTAAAAATCATTCGTTTCCCGGTTGTGCTAATGGATTTATCCATGCCCATCTTAGACGGACTAAGCGCATGCCGGGCCATACGCGCCCAACCAGAATGCTACGGCCAGCCCTGGATTATCGCCCTCACCGCCAATTCACTCATCGACGATCGCGCTGCCTGCCTTGAAGCAGGCATGGATGATTTCATCGCAAAACCATTTAATTTTGAACAAATTCAAGCCGCTATCAGCAGAGCCATCACCTCACAGCAAAGTACAAAAAAATAA
- a CDS encoding heme NO-binding domain-containing protein, with protein MKGIIFTEFLELVEQTWGDAMADQLLDETDLPSGGIYTAVGTYQHSEIISLVNALSEKSQLPVAKLLHIFGEHLFGRFVALYPSFFIDTQNPLDFLQGIEQIIHAEVLKLYPDAELPHFSAERLSPNALILKYNSPRKMGDFAQGLLTGCIHYFGQPITLTTENHGDFVLFKLNHHG; from the coding sequence ATGAAAGGCATTATTTTTACTGAGTTTCTAGAGCTTGTTGAGCAAACTTGGGGCGATGCAATGGCAGATCAGTTGCTAGATGAAACTGATTTGCCATCTGGCGGCATTTATACAGCGGTGGGCACTTATCAGCACAGCGAAATCATCAGCCTAGTCAACGCGCTAAGCGAAAAATCCCAATTACCAGTCGCTAAGCTCTTACATATATTTGGCGAACATCTTTTTGGCCGTTTTGTAGCACTCTATCCCTCATTTTTTATTGATACACAAAACCCTTTAGACTTTTTACAGGGCATAGAACAAATCATCCACGCCGAAGTGCTTAAGCTATACCCCGATGCAGAGTTACCCCACTTTAGCGCCGAGCGCTTAAGCCCAAACGCACTTATCCTTAAATACAATTCACCACGAAAAATGGGCGACTTTGCCCAAGGCCTGCTCACAGGCTGTATCCACTACTTTGGCCAGCCCATTACCTTAACTACAGAAAATCACGGCGATTTCGTTCTATTTAAATTAAACCACCATGGATGA
- a CDS encoding LysR family transcriptional regulator, whose product MQDLNDLYYYVQAVDHGGFAPAGRALGIPKSKLSRRIAMLEERLGVRLIQRSTRQFSVTELGQTYYEHCKAMLVEAEAAQDVIEQTQAEPCGVVRVSCPIALLQVSVAPMIADFMAQHRRVTVQLEATNRRVDLIEEGIDLAIRVLPPPIRDSDLVMRILGERKQCLVASPALLAEKGMPDVAADLSGWPSLALGVPQQEFIWCLLGPDGSRAEIHHRPKLTCNDMMALRNAAQAGIGIVQLPTMMMREQLADGSLVQLIPGWAPRREIIHAVFPSRRGLLPSVRALIDHLTQCFAQLDED is encoded by the coding sequence ATGCAGGATTTAAATGACCTTTACTACTATGTGCAGGCTGTAGATCATGGTGGTTTTGCCCCCGCTGGGCGGGCACTCGGCATTCCTAAATCCAAATTAAGCAGGCGGATTGCAATGCTTGAGGAGCGATTAGGAGTAAGGCTGATTCAGCGCTCCACACGGCAATTTTCTGTAACTGAGCTGGGCCAAACTTACTATGAGCACTGCAAAGCCATGCTGGTGGAGGCAGAAGCGGCGCAAGATGTGATTGAGCAAACGCAGGCCGAGCCATGCGGAGTCGTAAGGGTGAGCTGCCCCATAGCGCTACTGCAAGTGAGCGTTGCCCCGATGATTGCAGACTTTATGGCTCAGCACCGCCGAGTAACAGTGCAATTAGAAGCCACCAACCGCCGGGTCGACCTCATCGAAGAAGGCATTGATTTAGCCATCCGAGTGCTGCCGCCCCCCATCAGGGACAGCGATCTGGTGATGCGCATCTTAGGCGAGCGCAAGCAGTGCTTAGTAGCCAGCCCTGCACTGCTGGCTGAAAAAGGGATGCCCGATGTTGCCGCAGACTTATCAGGCTGGCCCAGCCTTGCCTTAGGCGTGCCACAGCAAGAATTTATCTGGTGCTTATTAGGGCCCGATGGCTCAAGAGCCGAAATTCATCACCGGCCTAAGCTGACTTGCAACGACATGATGGCCTTAAGAAACGCCGCACAAGCGGGTATTGGTATTGTGCAGCTGCCCACAATGATGATGCGTGAGCAACTGGCTGATGGCTCTTTAGTTCAGCTGATTCCGGGCTGGGCCCCTAGGCGGGAAATCATTCATGCTGTGTTTCCATCCCGCCGTGGATTACTGCCATCAGTACGCGCTTTGATTGATCACCTAACGCAGTGTTTTGCACAGCTGGACGAGGATTAG
- a CDS encoding pteridine reductase, whose protein sequence is MQHKVVLITGGAKRVGAGLARYLHARGWKVLLHYRSSALAAEQLADELNAIRPASVALAQLDLLDTARLPELVTAAVAAFGRLDAVVNNASSFFPTPMGEFSELAWLDLLGSNLKAPLFLAQAAAAELKKTGGAIVSIADIHADRPYKNHTIYTIAKAGLVAMTKSLARDLAPEVRVNAVAPGANIWPEGESVFDEAERERIIDTIPLARNGSPEDLAQAIHFLLEAPYLTGVILPVDGGRSVVL, encoded by the coding sequence ATGCAGCACAAAGTGGTTTTGATTACCGGTGGCGCGAAAAGAGTAGGCGCAGGTTTGGCGCGATATTTGCACGCCCGTGGCTGGAAAGTGCTGCTGCACTATCGTTCATCTGCACTTGCTGCAGAGCAGCTGGCCGATGAGCTAAACGCCATACGCCCCGCATCTGTTGCACTGGCGCAATTAGATTTACTGGATACGGCCAGATTGCCGGAATTAGTCACCGCGGCCGTGGCCGCTTTTGGGCGCTTAGATGCGGTCGTGAACAACGCCTCGTCTTTTTTCCCTACGCCGATGGGGGAGTTTAGCGAGCTGGCATGGCTGGATTTACTCGGCTCTAATTTAAAAGCGCCCTTATTTTTAGCCCAAGCGGCGGCGGCAGAGCTTAAAAAAACCGGCGGGGCCATTGTCTCGATTGCTGATATTCACGCCGACCGCCCCTATAAAAATCACACGATCTACACAATCGCTAAAGCAGGCTTGGTTGCCATGACCAAATCGCTAGCTAGAGATCTGGCCCCCGAAGTGCGTGTGAACGCCGTTGCCCCTGGTGCAAATATTTGGCCTGAAGGTGAATCGGTGTTTGATGAAGCCGAGCGCGAGCGCATTATTGATACCATTCCTTTAGCCCGTAATGGCAGCCCCGAAGATCTCGCCCAAGCCATCCACTTTTTGCTGGAAGCACCTTATTTAACTGGGGTGATTTTGCCGGTGGATGGGGGGAGGAGTGTGGTGCTGTAA
- a CDS encoding pirin family protein: MKNILGLYSAPRQHWVGNGFPVRSMFSYANHGKHLSPFLLLDYAGPAEFPASAKPAGVGQHPHRGFETVTIVYKGEVAHRDSAGSGGVIGPGDVQWMTAGSGILHDEFHSEAFTRSGGVLEMVQLWVNLPAKDKMTEPGYQAILNQQIPTLALADAAGTLRVIAGQYDGKTGPARTFTAMNVLDLRLNQGGISDLAIPEGWNAGLFVLHGSISVNGNTVANETQMVLLDRAGSSVAIEANSDAVVLLLSGAPIDEPVVGHGPFVMNTQEEIMQAMADFNSGKFGQMPV, encoded by the coding sequence ATGAAAAATATTCTCGGCCTCTACAGCGCACCCCGTCAGCATTGGGTTGGTAATGGTTTTCCTGTGCGCTCCATGTTTTCTTATGCAAATCACGGCAAGCATTTAAGCCCCTTTTTGCTACTGGATTACGCGGGGCCTGCAGAGTTTCCTGCATCTGCTAAGCCGGCCGGTGTTGGCCAGCATCCGCACCGTGGTTTTGAAACGGTCACGATTGTTTATAAGGGCGAAGTGGCGCATCGGGATTCCGCGGGGAGTGGCGGTGTGATTGGCCCAGGAGATGTGCAATGGATGACGGCTGGCTCGGGTATTTTGCATGATGAGTTTCATTCCGAAGCGTTTACCCGCTCGGGCGGTGTACTGGAGATGGTTCAGCTTTGGGTCAATCTGCCTGCCAAAGACAAAATGACTGAACCGGGCTACCAAGCCATCCTTAATCAGCAGATTCCAACACTGGCCTTGGCAGATGCAGCAGGCACGTTGCGGGTCATTGCAGGCCAGTACGATGGAAAAACGGGCCCTGCACGCACGTTTACCGCAATGAATGTTTTGGATTTACGCCTGAATCAGGGCGGTATCAGTGATTTGGCTATCCCTGAGGGCTGGAACGCGGGGCTCTTTGTGTTGCACGGCTCGATATCGGTCAATGGCAATACGGTGGCGAATGAAACACAAATGGTGCTGCTGGATCGCGCTGGCAGCAGCGTGGCGATCGAGGCCAATAGCGATGCCGTGGTGCTGCTGTTAAGTGGAGCGCCGATTGATGAGCCTGTAGTCGGGCACGGGCCGTTTGTGATGAATACACAGGAAGAAATCATGCAGGCCATGGCTGATTTTAATAGCGGTAAATTTGGACAAATGCCTGTTTAA